DNA sequence from the Luteitalea sp. genome:
CACGAGTGCGCAGCAGCTGGGTAAGTGGGGGCCGCCCTTCAATCAGGGCGTCGACCGCATGCGGCGTCTGGTGTGTGAGTACTACGACGGCTTCAGCTTCGGCGGCTTCGTCCGTCGCTACCCTGAGCTGCGCGGCACGATCACGGATCTGCTGATTGGTGACCTCTTCACCGACCGCGTAGACAACGTCTGGAAGCCGATGGAGTCGCTGTACGGGCCTGGCAAGCAGCTGGTTCCGTCCTGGGATGCTGGCCAGGACGCTGGCCGACCGACCGCAGGTTCCGAGCCGAGGTCGAATGAGTTGGTGCTTCCGGACGGAAGACGACCCTGATCTCTCCTGTCTCTATGCTGCTAGCCAGTGAAGCCAGTGACCGTCAAACGCTCGAGGCGATGCAGGCGCGACGGCTCGAGCAGTTGCTGTCCGACATCTACGGTCGCAGCCTTTTCTACACGCACAAACTGGAACAGGCAGGCATTCGGATCGAGGCACTGCAACTTCCCGCGGATCTCACGGTGCTGCCGCTGACGACCAAGGCGGAGCTGGTGAAAGATCAAAAGGAGCATCCCCCTTGGGGCACAGTGCTCACCGAGCCAGTCGAGCACTACACGCGCTATAGCCAGACATCCTCGACGACGGATCGGCCACTGAGGTGGTTGGATACGAACGCCAGTTGGCAGTGGGCGTTGGCGTGCTGGAAAGCTGTGTACCGCGGCGCTCGAGTCAGCAGCGCGGATCGCGTGTTCTTTCCTTTTTCCTTTGGGCCGTTCCTCGGCTTCTGGACGGCGTTCGACGCGGGAAGTCAGCTGGGTGCGCTGTGTGTGCCCGGCGGCGGCATGTCGAGCCAGCTCCGGCTGGCGATCATCGACGGGGTCGCCGCCACGGTCGTGTGTTGCACGCCGACCTACGCCCTTCGATTGGCGGAATCGGCGGGCGAGGGAGGGGCTGCGACGCGCGCGTTGTCGGAGAGCAGCGTGCGGGTGCTGATCGTGGCCGGCGAGCCAGGTGGCAGCATCCCGGCAACGCGCCAGCGGATCGAGGAAAGCTGGGGCGCGCGCGTGATCGATCACTACGGTCTGACCGAGGTGGGCCCGATCGGCTTCGAGTGTTGGGAAGGTCCCGGCTTCCTCCACCTCAACGAGGGCGAGTACATCTGCGAGGTGCTCGATCCGTCGACCGGTCGTGCGGTGCCGGACGGAGAGATGGGTGAGCTGGTGGTGACCAATCTGGGGCGGACGGCGAGTCCCGCCATTCGCTATCGCACCGGCGATGTCGTTGTCAGGCGCTCCGAGGCCTGCCCTTGCGGGCGAACGTGGGCGCGGCTCGAGGGCGGTGTCCTCGCACGGACCGACGATATGGTGAGCATCCGCGGCGTGAACGTCTATCCAGCCGCCATCGAGGCCGTGGTGCGCCGCTTCAGCGAGATCGTCGAGTTTCGATCCACTGTCTCGCACGGGCGGGCGATGCGATCGCTCGCGGTCGAAATCGAGCTGGGTGCAGCGACAGACGAGGCCGGGCTCGCGGGTAGGGTCTCGCGACAGCTCCAGGAGGCACTGGGCCTCACGGTCCCGGTCAGCGTGGTCGAGGCAGGTGCGCTGCCGCGGTTCGACATGAAAGCGCGCCGTTTCGTGATGAACGATGCTCGGTGACGTCGGTTAGCGACAGAGCGCGATATGCCCTTTCGAGACATCGCTGGCCACAGCCAGATGCGCGCCTTACTCGCACGAGCGGTGCGGCAGGAAACGCTGCCGCCGACCTTGCTCTTCGCCGGTCCCAATGGCGTAGGCAAGCGAATGACGGCGGTGGCGCTCGCGCAGGCGCTCAACTGCCTGGAGCCATTCGACTCGCCTGGCGGCCCGCCTGCGGCGAGCCACCAGGCTCGCTCATGGCCGATTCCCGATTCTCGTGACGCTTGCGGGCGATGCACGGCGTGCGCACGCATCGGCCGTGGCGTACACGCCGACGTGCGGCTGCTGACACCAAACGAGCGCGGCGCAATTGCTGTGGATACTGTCCGCGAAGTGATCGACCAAGCCAACTATCGGCCATTCGAGGGCCGGCGGCGCGTCATCATTGTCGACGACGCGGATGCGATGACCGAGGCGGCACAAAATGCGCTCCTCAAGACGCTCGAGGAGCCGACGCCCTCCTCGGTCTTCGTGCTCGTGACCGGTCGTCCGGATTTGTTGCGGCCGACCGTACGATCACGCTGCCAGCGGCTCCGTTTTGGCCTGATCGACGCCGACGACATTGCTGGCTGCTTGGTGACGCAGCACGGGTTCACGTCGGCGCGGGCCCGGGCGGCGGCTGCCGTGGCGGGTGGCTGCTTCGCGCGCGCGCTGGCAGACGAGGGCGATGAGGTCACGGAGGCACGATCCGTTGCAGCGGACGTGTTGCGCGGCCTCGCTGTGAGGCCGGCGCCCCGCCTGCGCTTGGAGCTTGCGCAGCGACTCATGAGAGCGGCGGAGAGAAAGGGGCGAAGCGCGTCGCGCGGCGCGCGACCGCGCGGAGGGGGAGCCACACCCGAGCGCGAGCTCCTTGGGCGCCGCCTCGAGGCGCTGAGCGTGCTCCTGCGAGATGTCGGCGTGACCGTGAGCAGCGCGCTTCCGCAGCGGCTCGCCAATGCCGACATACAGCAACTGCTATCAGAGGCGGCGCACGGATTCGACGTCGGCCGGCTCGTGCGCGCCTACCGGACGATCGATCAAGGGCTCGTCGCCCTGGATCGCAACATCAGCCCCAAGACGGTTGCCGACTGGGTCGTGATGCAGCTGTAAAGACAGTCACTCGTTACTTCGTAAGCAGCTGCCCGGCGCGCAACGTGGACTCCACGACAGCCTTGATCAACGTGACGCGGAGGCCTCCCTCCTCGAGCGCCAGGAGCCCGTCGATGGTGCACCCGGCTGGGGTGGTGACCGCATCTTTGAGGAGCGCCGGGTGCTCGCCTGTTTCGAGGACCATCTTGGCTGCACCCAGACACGTTTGTGCCGCCAGCTCCGTCGCAATGTGACGCGGAAGGCCGACCTTCACGCCGCCCTCGGCAAGCGATTCGAGCACGACGTACACGAACGCGGTTCCGCTGGCGCCGAGCGCCGTGACGGCGTCCATGTGCTTTTCGTCGAGGACGAGCGTACGGCCGACCGCGCCAAAGAGACGCTGTGCTGTGCTGAGGTGCGCCGGAGTCGCCTGCACACCTGCGCAGAGCACTGACATGCCCGCCCGGACCAAGCTGGGGGTGTTGGGCATGGCACGCACCACCGGCACCGGCCGCGCACAGTGCCGTTCGATGAAAGTGGTCGTGGCGGAGGCGGCAATCGACACGAGGAGCTGGTTGGGCTCGAGCAGGCCGCCAATCTCGTCCAGCACCTCTTCGAGAGCCTGCGGCTTGACGGCCACGAGAATGACCTCGGCGCCCCGGATGGCCGCGCGATTGTCGGTGACCACCTCCACACCCAACCGGCGCGTGCCATCGGTGGCGGTCTCGGCGTGCCGGCTCGTCGCGATGACCTGACCGGGCTCGATCACGGCCGCGTCAACGAGCGCGCGGATCAATGTGCCGCCCATCTTGCCGGCGCCGAGCACCGCAAGCTTCGATATCCCGGTATCCACGTGTGACAAAAAACGCCTC
Encoded proteins:
- the proC gene encoding pyrroline-5-carboxylate reductase; translated protein: MDTGISKLAVLGAGKMGGTLIRALVDAAVIEPGQVIATSRHAETATDGTRRLGVEVVTDNRAAIRGAEVILVAVKPQALEEVLDEIGGLLEPNQLLVSIAASATTTFIERHCARPVPVVRAMPNTPSLVRAGMSVLCAGVQATPAHLSTAQRLFGAVGRTLVLDEKHMDAVTALGASGTAFVYVVLESLAEGGVKVGLPRHIATELAAQTCLGAAKMVLETGEHPALLKDAVTTPAGCTIDGLLALEEGGLRVTLIKAVVESTLRAGQLLTK
- a CDS encoding AAA family ATPase translates to MPFRDIAGHSQMRALLARAVRQETLPPTLLFAGPNGVGKRMTAVALAQALNCLEPFDSPGGPPAASHQARSWPIPDSRDACGRCTACARIGRGVHADVRLLTPNERGAIAVDTVREVIDQANYRPFEGRRRVIIVDDADAMTEAAQNALLKTLEEPTPSSVFVLVTGRPDLLRPTVRSRCQRLRFGLIDADDIAGCLVTQHGFTSARARAAAAVAGGCFARALADEGDEVTEARSVAADVLRGLAVRPAPRLRLELAQRLMRAAERKGRSASRGARPRGGGATPERELLGRRLEALSVLLRDVGVTVSSALPQRLANADIQQLLSEAAHGFDVGRLVRAYRTIDQGLVALDRNISPKTVADWVVMQL
- a CDS encoding AMP-binding protein is translated as MLLASEASDRQTLEAMQARRLEQLLSDIYGRSLFYTHKLEQAGIRIEALQLPADLTVLPLTTKAELVKDQKEHPPWGTVLTEPVEHYTRYSQTSSTTDRPLRWLDTNASWQWALACWKAVYRGARVSSADRVFFPFSFGPFLGFWTAFDAGSQLGALCVPGGGMSSQLRLAIIDGVAATVVCCTPTYALRLAESAGEGGAATRALSESSVRVLIVAGEPGGSIPATRQRIEESWGARVIDHYGLTEVGPIGFECWEGPGFLHLNEGEYICEVLDPSTGRAVPDGEMGELVVTNLGRTASPAIRYRTGDVVVRRSEACPCGRTWARLEGGVLARTDDMVSIRGVNVYPAAIEAVVRRFSEIVEFRSTVSHGRAMRSLAVEIELGAATDEAGLAGRVSRQLQEALGLTVPVSVVEAGALPRFDMKARRFVMNDAR